A window of Patescibacteria group bacterium contains these coding sequences:
- a CDS encoding helix-turn-helix domain-containing protein, which translates to MSLLSQELIKLGLSDKEAKVYLASLELGYDTVLNIAKKAGINRPTAYFILESLQKKGIVTTFEKDKKTYFASESPDKLVTLLNQQKEDLNQKQKEFENILPEFKALFNLPTEKPTVRFFEGRQGLLSMREDFLKTTDKKIEAMYCLDDLNKVFTPEENAKFTDRRAEKNIETFAIYTSINGPTKRPKAPGERRFIPFDKFPVTADITIYNNKVAIASLKGKLSGVIIENKEIANTVRSLFYLGWESAKKV; encoded by the coding sequence ATGTCTCTTTTATCACAGGAGCTAATTAAATTAGGTCTATCTGACAAAGAAGCAAAAGTATATTTGGCTTCATTGGAATTAGGATATGACACAGTTTTAAATATTGCAAAAAAAGCAGGGATCAATCGACCAACTGCTTATTTTATTTTAGAGTCATTACAAAAAAAGGGGATTGTTACAACTTTTGAAAAAGATAAAAAAACTTATTTTGCATCCGAATCTCCTGACAAGTTAGTTACATTATTAAATCAGCAAAAAGAAGATCTTAATCAAAAGCAAAAAGAATTTGAAAATATTTTGCCAGAATTTAAAGCTTTATTTAATTTGCCAACAGAAAAACCAACTGTCAGATTCTTTGAAGGCAGGCAAGGATTGTTATCAATGCGCGAGGATTTTTTGAAAACTACAGACAAAAAAATTGAGGCAATGTATTGTCTAGATGATCTTAACAAAGTTTTTACTCCTGAAGAAAATGCAAAGTTTACAGACAGAAGAGCTGAAAAAAATATTGAAACTTTCGCTATATATACTTCAATCAATGGTCCAACAAAAAGACCAAAGGCTCCAGGTGAAAGACGTTTTATTCCTTTCGATAAATTTCCTGTGACTGCTGATATTACAATATATAATAATAAAGTTGCCATTGCATCTTTGAAAGGAAAGCTATCAGGAGTAATTATTGAAAATAAAGAAATTGCTAATACAGTACGTTCACTATTTTATTTAGGTTGGGAATCAGCCAAAAAAGTATAA
- a CDS encoding transposase: protein MRKTNFTNESFYHIYNRGTEKRDIFLQNYDYFQFIKLLRKYKNNLVEIICYCLMPNHFHLLLKQLNNNGISKFMHLLTISYAKYFNKKYDHSGVLFQGKFKDVQILSYIQLLNISKYIHINPAKDQNILLKQKIITLENYPWSSYKDYINIRNGTLCNKTEIINCVEGNFVKEYKELIKAHLMNYNERNLDKLILE from the coding sequence ATGCGCAAAACAAATTTTACAAATGAATCATTTTATCATATCTACAATCGCGGTACTGAAAAACGCGATATTTTTTTGCAAAATTATGATTATTTTCAATTTATTAAATTATTAAGAAAATATAAAAATAATTTAGTTGAAATAATCTGCTATTGCTTAATGCCGAATCATTTTCATTTATTGCTAAAACAATTAAATAATAATGGAATCAGCAAGTTCATGCATTTATTAACAATAAGTTATGCAAAATATTTTAACAAAAAATATGATCATAGCGGAGTTTTATTTCAGGGAAAATTTAAAGATGTCCAGATTTTGAGCTATATTCAATTGCTAAATATTTCAAAATACATCCATATAAATCCAGCTAAAGATCAGAATATTTTATTAAAACAAAAAATAATTACATTAGAAAATTATCCTTGGTCTTCTTATAAAGATTATATAAATATCAGAAACGGAACATTATGTAATAAAACCGAAATAATAAATTGTGTAGAAGGTAATTTTGTAAAAGAGTATAAAGAATTAATAAAGGCACATTTGATGAATTATAATGAGAGAAATTTGGATAAATTAATACTTGAATGA
- the rpmG gene encoding 50S ribosomal protein L33: MPQDNLIKLECTVCKSINYYSRKNKKVLKNKIEIKKFCKKCKKHTLHKETK, from the coding sequence ATGCCACAAGATAATCTCATTAAATTAGAATGCACTGTTTGCAAGAGCATTAATTATTATTCTCGCAAGAACAAAAAAGTTCTTAAAAATAAAATTGAGATCAAAAAATTCTGCAAGAAATGCAAGAAACATACTCTACACAAAGAGACTAAATAA
- a CDS encoding SdiA-regulated domain-containing protein, with the protein MTKKLSTILALIFGLFFLFQNSHAANPWPAGTGTDIGTNLPPDPIVYEPSGLAWQSRLGTLFVVGDSGNITEMTNDGSILHNWYYGSAFDLEGIAVANPDSNYVYVGREDNRTIYEFDLNTWQLSGKSWDLSSWMPDIPNQGLEALTYVPNGDHPYSNSASGGLFYAGHQSDGKIYVFDVNLSASGSVNFISTITPQAGTTDLSGLDFEPSTQILYAIFDSSDLLVEMQANGTVLNSYNVPGTAQEGISVQPNCPNTTTNIYLAEDATPQIFKYSNYPNYYQNCTQVIEEEERQQEEENLQDDSRITLVQALNGYTLTGQKLIIYFKNLPSNLTKDSAYWMKWTQYNKYPPKWINKENKTLKRYWRLETNLKNYVPADSTQKYKIQVTFKYNKKLYNNLKKKQSDLKKSDLILKFRTKKTEWKKLTKYWKNTKIVHVKNKRQIKVKYFTKFKKTNYYFGIGVE; encoded by the coding sequence ATGACAAAAAAATTATCAACAATTTTAGCGCTAATTTTCGGGCTATTTTTTTTGTTTCAAAATTCTCATGCAGCTAATCCTTGGCCAGCTGGAACTGGCACTGATATTGGCACAAATTTACCGCCAGACCCTATAGTTTATGAACCAAGCGGTCTTGCGTGGCAAAGCAGATTAGGTACTTTGTTTGTCGTAGGCGATTCAGGCAATATTACAGAAATGACTAACGATGGCAGTATTTTACATAATTGGTATTATGGCAGCGCCTTTGATTTAGAAGGCATCGCCGTTGCCAATCCAGATTCTAATTATGTTTATGTCGGTCGTGAAGATAATCGCACAATTTATGAATTTGATTTAAATACTTGGCAATTATCTGGAAAATCTTGGGATTTGTCATCTTGGATGCCGGATATTCCAAATCAAGGCTTAGAGGCATTAACATATGTTCCAAATGGGGATCATCCATATTCTAATTCTGCTTCAGGTGGTTTATTTTACGCCGGTCATCAAAGTGATGGCAAAATTTATGTTTTTGATGTCAATTTAAGTGCTAGCGGTTCAGTCAATTTTATCAGCACAATTACTCCTCAAGCTGGAACAACAGATTTATCAGGTCTTGATTTTGAGCCATCAACCCAAATTTTATATGCCATTTTTGATAGTTCAGATTTATTAGTAGAAATGCAAGCAAATGGCACAGTTTTAAATAGCTATAATGTGCCAGGAACAGCACAAGAGGGAATTTCTGTACAACCAAATTGTCCAAACACAACTACAAATATTTATTTAGCAGAAGATGCTACTCCACAGATTTTTAAATATTCAAATTATCCAAATTATTATCAAAATTGTACACAAGTTATTGAAGAGGAAGAAAGACAACAAGAAGAAGAGAATCTTCAAGACGATTCAAGAATAACTTTAGTGCAAGCTTTAAATGGCTATACTTTAACTGGTCAAAAATTAATAATTTATTTCAAGAATTTACCAAGCAATTTAACAAAAGATTCAGCCTATTGGATGAAATGGACACAATATAATAAATATCCTCCAAAATGGATTAATAAAGAAAATAAGACTCTAAAAAGATATTGGCGTCTTGAAACAAATCTCAAAAATTACGTTCCAGCTGATTCTACACAAAAATATAAGATTCAAGTTACTTTTAAATATAATAAAAAGCTTTATAATAATTTAAAGAAAAAACAAAGTGATCTAAAAAAATCAGATTTAATTTTAAAATTTAGAACAAAAAAAACAGAATGGAAAAAATTAACTAAATACTGGAAGAACACAAAAATTGTTCACGTCAAAAATAAAAGACAAATTAAAGTTAAATATTTTACGAAATTCAAAAAGACAAATTACTATTTCGGCATTGGCGTTGAATAG
- a CDS encoding U32 family peptidase, whose product MTRKPEIMSPIRDFASLAACKNYADAVYFGISDSLSMRAHSGIKIGYMAKFIKKCHSFKIKAYLTINSAIYNNDLTRAEKLIKKAKASKIDAIIIWDLSLIEIAKKYRLPFFISTQANICNFKTAQFYQKLGAKRIVLAREMSLKQIKELRKKVKIEIETFVHGAMCLAISGRCILSSYLYDTSANCGACAQPCRKEWILQDSEGNKLVNQGQYFMSAKDLCMIKYVPELIKAGIDSFKIEGRRRDPRYIEVTSRCYKEAVDSYFDKTFSLEKVKKWQSELNTVYNRGYSTGFYFSKPDKSGISYEKADNASIVKKVLIGYVTNYYANINVAEIDLKHHSLKIGDKILVEGKTSFFELKISSLENNHHKIQKAKKGEIVAVKMDKRVRKNDKIFILE is encoded by the coding sequence ATGACAAGAAAACCAGAAATAATGAGCCCAATTCGCGATTTTGCCTCACTAGCCGCCTGCAAAAATTATGCAGATGCAGTCTATTTTGGCATCTCTGATAGTCTAAGCATGCGCGCTCATTCAGGTATTAAGATAGGCTATATGGCTAAATTCATTAAAAAATGCCACTCCTTTAAGATCAAGGCCTATCTAACAATTAATAGCGCTATCTATAATAACGATTTAACTAGAGCAGAAAAACTGATAAAAAAGGCTAAGGCATCAAAAATAGATGCCATTATCATCTGGGATTTGAGTTTAATTGAAATAGCTAAAAAATACCGCCTACCTTTTTTCATCTCAACTCAAGCCAATATTTGTAATTTTAAAACAGCCCAATTTTACCAAAAATTAGGCGCCAAAAGAATCGTTTTAGCGAGAGAAATGTCTTTAAAACAAATTAAAGAATTAAGAAAAAAAGTTAAAATTGAAATAGAAACATTTGTTCATGGCGCAATGTGTTTGGCAATTTCTGGACGCTGTATTCTATCAAGCTATTTATATGACACATCTGCAAATTGCGGAGCCTGTGCACAGCCTTGCCGTAAAGAATGGATTTTGCAAGATTCAGAAGGAAACAAATTAGTTAATCAAGGCCAATATTTTATGTCTGCCAAAGATTTGTGCATGATTAAATATGTTCCAGAATTAATTAAAGCAGGTATAGATTCATTTAAGATTGAAGGCAGACGCAGAGATCCAAGATATATTGAAGTTACTTCTCGCTGTTATAAAGAAGCAGTTGATTCATATTTTGATAAAACCTTTAGCTTAGAAAAAGTAAAAAAATGGCAATCAGAATTAAATACTGTTTATAATCGAGGCTATTCAACTGGTTTTTATTTTAGCAAACCAGATAAGTCAGGCATTAGTTATGAAAAAGCTGATAATGCAAGCATTGTTAAAAAAGTTTTAATTGGCTATGTCACAAATTATTATGCTAATATAAATGTTGCTGAAATTGATTTAAAACATCATTCGCTAAAAATTGGTGATAAAATTTTAGTAGAAGGCAAGACTTCTTTCTTTGAACTAAAAATTAGTTCACTTGAAAATAATCATCATAAAATTCAGAAAGCTAAAAAAGGCGAAATTGTCGCTGTTAAAATGGATAAGAGAGTAAGAAAAAATGACAAAATTTTTATTTTAGAATAA